A window of Ruania suaedae contains these coding sequences:
- a CDS encoding ABC transporter permease: MTTTTTQAVAVETSGEGLPPKNRRNLGQNLLRYRWLFFLMLPGIAYFLIFRFWPMYGAQIAFRNYVPFLGIEGSEWVGWDHFADFFSNPDFPRLLGNTLIIAGLTLFIAFPVTIVMALLLNELRLNILKRTVQTLVYIPHFLSWTVVVSLTGLLFAVGNGPLWTLVNDLFGTSTNFLADPAWFRPLILLQEIWKNTGWGTIIFLAALAGVDQEQYEAAIIDGAGRWQRVRFITIPSIMSTIIVLLILQTGQILNTGFEQIYLMSNALNRSVADVFDTYVYFTGIQQGAYSYSTAVGLAKAIVGLILIFGTNWLAKRFNQAGIF, translated from the coding sequence ATGACAACGACGACGACGCAGGCCGTGGCGGTCGAGACCTCCGGCGAGGGGCTGCCCCCCAAGAACCGTCGCAACCTGGGCCAGAACCTGCTGCGCTACCGCTGGTTGTTCTTCCTGATGCTGCCCGGCATCGCGTACTTCCTCATCTTCCGCTTCTGGCCCATGTACGGGGCGCAGATCGCGTTCCGCAACTACGTGCCGTTCCTGGGTATCGAGGGCAGCGAGTGGGTCGGCTGGGACCACTTCGCCGACTTCTTCTCGAACCCGGACTTCCCCCGGCTGCTGGGCAACACCCTCATCATCGCGGGGCTGACGCTGTTCATCGCCTTCCCGGTCACGATCGTCATGGCGCTGCTGCTGAACGAGCTGCGGCTGAACATCCTCAAGCGCACGGTGCAGACCCTGGTCTACATCCCGCACTTCCTGTCCTGGACGGTCGTGGTCTCCCTGACCGGGCTGCTGTTCGCCGTCGGGAACGGGCCGTTGTGGACGCTGGTCAACGACCTCTTCGGCACGAGCACGAACTTTCTCGCCGATCCGGCCTGGTTCCGTCCGCTGATCCTGCTGCAGGAGATCTGGAAGAACACCGGCTGGGGGACGATCATCTTCCTCGCGGCGCTCGCGGGCGTGGACCAGGAGCAGTACGAGGCGGCGATCATCGATGGCGCGGGCCGGTGGCAACGGGTCCGCTTCATCACGATCCCCTCGATCATGAGCACGATCATCGTGCTGCTGATCCTGCAGACCGGCCAGATCCTCAACACCGGCTTCGAGCAGATCTACCTGATGTCGAATGCGCTGAACCGGTCGGTGGCCGACGTCTTCGACACCTACGTCTACTTCACGGGTATCCAGCAGGGTGCCTACAGCTACTCCACGGCGGTCGGCCTCGCGAAGGCCATCGTCGGACTCATCCTCATCTTCGGCACGAACTGGCTGGCCAAGCGGTTCAACCAGGCAGGGATCTTCTGA